From a single Candidatus Bathyarchaeota archaeon genomic region:
- a CDS encoding PIN domain-containing protein, whose product MTLDSNILLAALKADEIYSEKCLEILLKVPDSLILTEPSIIYQEVCGTLARRVGKDAADEAKKLLDLMIDPRLLVNCDKAFCISAYPLCSEYDIYAIDAIYLKVALNNNSMLVSLDKKDFIDKVKSRNPRIEVYHVSDFPY is encoded by the coding sequence TTGACCCTTGATTCTAATATCCTACTAGCCGCCTTAAAGGCTGATGAGATATATAGCGAGAAATGCCTTGAAATATTACTCAAGGTGCCAGATAGCCTCATCTTGACTGAGCCAAGCATAATCTACCAGGAGGTCTGCGGGACCTTAGCGAGGAGGGTTGGAAAGGACGCCGCAGATGAGGCTAAAAAATTGCTTGATCTTATGATCGATCCAAGACTTTTAGTCAACTGTGACAAGGCTTTTTGTATATCTGCATACCCCCTATGCTCAGAATATGACATCTATGCTATAGACGCAATATATCTTAAAGTTGCATTAAACAATAATTCGATGTTAGTTTCTTTGGATAAGAAAGATTTCATTGATAAAGTGAAGTCTCGAAATCCGAGAATTGAAGTATATCATGTTTCAGATTTTCCATATTGA
- a CDS encoding nucleotidyltransferase domain-containing protein: MLEEVIKKLRKLFENEESVLVAYLFASYLRGGQTSQSDIDIAILLSEVPKTS; the protein is encoded by the coding sequence ATGCTGGAAGAGGTTATAAAAAAGCTTAGGAAGCTATTCGAAAATGAGGAAAGTGTTTTAGTTGCCTATCTTTTTGCATCCTATTTAAGAGGAGGTCAAACTTCTCAAAGTGACATTGACATAGCTATCTTACTTTCTGAAGTCCCAAAAACTTCTTGA
- a CDS encoding DUF86 domain-containing protein, translated as MLSILAEAGIIPENFEIVMASMIGFRNLLVQEYASINIDLVYEFPQTKISDFEIFSRYIAEWLSRCK; from the coding sequence ATCCTAAGCATCCTGGCGGAGGCCGGCATAATCCCGGAGAATTTTGAAATTGTAATGGCTTCAATGATAGGATTCCGAAATCTCCTCGTCCAAGAGTATGCATCCATAAATATAGACCTCGTCTACGAATTTCCACAAACAAAGATATCAGATTTTGAGATATTCTCCAGATATATAGCAGAATGGTTAAGTCGGTGTAAGTAG